acatcaataatttttataaaatatatattattttttacacataatcatttcataaaattagacaaacgtgctttacaCGTTACTcctacctagtatatatatatatatatatataatcttgttatttgttttattcCTCGGCTACTGCCTTGGAGAAGAAGTTGCGGAACCAACTAGAAATTACCCCACTTGAAGCGTGGAAACCCACTCGGAACGCTCAAAGTCTTCGTGGCAACGCAAAAGTGAATAAGCAGTATCGTCATCTGGGCTTCGGATCCGAAGAGAAAATGGGTGGAGTGGAGTTGGTGCTGCCTAAGGAGTACGGCTATGTGGTCATCGTTCTCGTTCTCTACTGCTCTCTCAACTTCTGGATGGCTGGCCAAGTTGGCAAGGCCCGGAGAAGGTACTTTTTCTATAACCCTcgaatcttcttttttttttttttgttcttttcccaCCACGTTGTTCTTCCAAATTGAGTGAAAGAGAGAGAATCTTGTTGTTTTGTTGTCATTTTCAACAGGTACAAAGTGCCATTACCCATCCTCTACGCTTTAGAATCTGAAAACAAAGATGCAAAGCTCTTCAACTGTGTTCAGGTTTGGACTTTTACTTATATTCGTTAGGATTAATTTCCACGATTCAATGGATATGTTTATTGATTCAACTGATGAATTTATGCAGAGAGGACATCAGAACTCACTGGAGATGATGCCCACGTTTTGCACGCTGATGATATTGGGAGGGATGAGGCATCCTCGCGCTACAGCTCTGCTTGGTCTACTCTACACCGTGACTCGCTTTTTCTACTTCAAAGGCTATGCAACGGGCGATCCCGAGAAGCGTCTCACCATTGGGAAATTTGGCTTCTTGGCCTTGTTGGGGCTTTTTATCCCCACTGTCTCATTCGGTGTCagtcttcttctttgatctaTAAGCCTCTGCTTTCTGTACTTGTGCTTGGATTTGAACTTTTGTATGTCGGGCTTTGAATAATTGAAACTTATGATGGAATTTGAAGGGTTTTAGCCTTTTGTATGTGTAGCTGTGAAGTTACTGGCATATGACTAACGAGACTGCTGGGACTTGCTAATACTTTTCTTTTGTGCAATTTGGTACTTTGAATCTGATGCTAATCTGTTTACATTACTTTCCTAAATGACTTTATAGTTGGTGACTTTGTATTCTCTTTCTACAGTGATTTATGGGTTTTATTCTTTCAATTGATTGTTACACGACTTGGTTTCAGAGAACAATTGCATCCAAGCACTTTGGTAAATTATAGTTTTGAATTGCAGAAATTATAGCCCAATTCGCTTTTTGAGCAAACAATTTAGCCCAAACTAGCCCctttttgggatgattttttcTGGTGCCATCTGTATTTATGGTAATTTCTGTCATTGTGGATTGTTTCGGTCCGATGGTGAGAGAGATAGTGTTTTTGGGAATTGCTATTCATAGAATTATTAAGATGAGTTATTTCCTGGTCGGTTCCTGGCCATAGTTTTAAGGTCGTTTCTTAGGCAAGACGTTAGGTGCCAATGCAATGCCATAGCTTTAAGACGTTTTCAAAGCTTGAAGTTTGaacttcatattttatattcgagaaatgatatttacagtcgtagtTGTGTAAGCGgcatgcagtcgttttgaaaaaaataaattaatatgagatccatatgaaaaaaaaaatttaactttttaatcgtgaatcccattcttttttaaagcgattgcgCAGTGTTTGCAATTCcacaactgtatgtagcattgcttttTATATTCTCACCCCGATAATGAAAAGTGGATAAATATATGGAAGATgtgtatgcatttttttttttaatctaggtCAAAGACAATCTATTCGTCCGTTTTTTCCCCTTCAACGAGGAAAAGAAGACCCAAGGAAATTTTGCTTCCGCAGTGATGAAGCTGGCGACAGTGATTCAGTTGACCTAGTTTATGCTTAAAAGTTGTTAGAAGATAGAGGAGTTTCGAAGGATGACTCGGGCTGAGCaactcattttggcccaaaagcagTTCTCAGCTTGGCTTGCATTTCAACGTCTCTGCTCGGAGCAAATATCAATTGAGTGCGTTCCAAGTTGCCATCGTTCCTCCAGCCCTTCACTCTCTCCATATAGGGATGACGCATTACCGCATGACATGGTCTCATTTGGGCACAAGAGTTTATATACAACCCGGCCTCTTCAAGAATCACATTGTTGTGAGATCTCTCCGTCTACCAAGAATGCATATcgtgtttaatcatttttaatcaAACCTCCCTTGAAGGTTCTGGTGCAGAATATATCTCAGAAGTCAACAAGAAATATACTAGAAGCTGGAagacgaaaaagaaaaaggaaaacatcTTATACACAAGTAGCCCAGGATCAGTTGTATGTGAGCAAGCAACATATATAATGCATACCCAGAAACACTAGGATTACAAAGAACACAGCCAAGCACTTCCAATATTGCTATCAACCACGTATATTATGCCCAGGATATCAACTTACGTGCATGCAACTGGAAGAACACAATTCTGGTCAGCCTTGAGAGGCGGTAATGTTGATGCCCCTGCTGGGGTTGGCCACAGGTGCATCAAATTTGCTGAAAAGTTTATAGGATGAAATGAGCGAAAGCATTGCATAGCAAGCCACTACAACGAATGTGATGACTACGGATGCTGTGGCCTTATGACAGAACCCTCCAAAAGACCCACAAGCTGCACTCCAGGTGATGGCCGTATCTCCCTTGTATGCCAGAAATAACACCTCTACCGACACAGCTCCAGCAGCTAGAATAGTGTAGGTGAGCACCTAGGTACATCAACAGACCAATCTCGATATTGGTTCTTGCTTTGTCATGGTTTTTTTAAGTGTAAGATTTAGAAAATGAACTAACCTGGTCAAGGAAGAAGAAAGTCCAAGCGCGGAACATGGTGGAGGGGCGAGGCATGGCTACAATGATGGCTGAAAGAAGGGAATAGCCTGCGCAAATTCCATTGGCGTGCACCAAATACCTGCATAATGAAAGTCATGATCTTGTATTAACtgttgaaaaaggaaaatttatGCCAAGTTTTTGAGAGCGCGGCTTCCATGAGAAATCTATTTATCAGATATGCTAATATATTCTCTTCGGCCGTGAAATAAGCACAGATATACTGGACAGTAGCAATTGCCATACACCACCTTAAAGAATAGCAATCAGCAATGAGCTAGCTGCCCTCATAATTAGGGAACCAAATTGATCTGCAATAATAGCTATAGTCGTTGCTTCCATGGCCATATAAATGCATCTCAGAAAATTAGCAATGATGACTAATGTGATTGCTAGAGGTAATGTCCAGCATTTACTTGGGGGTGGAGCTTAAACTGATTTAACAAAACCTGGTTAATCCTCTGGCAGCTATAATTCTATCCATTGCAGTTAGGGGTTAGCGTTCTTGTGGATAATACAATAAACCTTCATAAAAACTGTAAGAAGATTTTTCCTATGGGCCAGAGGCCAGAGTGTAGGCTCAAATACGAGGAGAGCCCAGGTCAACAAGCAATCAATCAACCCATCAGAAGACCCCAACCTTAGAGCAGAGGTCGGCTTGCGAATTCAAACACGcaggaccccccccccccccccccaataatGCAAAGAAGGGGGAACAAGCCACCTCGGCATCCCTCTACGGAGCCTAGCCTCATGTAGCCCTGAGCAGATAGGTGGACGCAAATCGCAGGGAGTTCTTAATCCTCTGATAGATAGAGAAGAAAGAGCCTGACAGTGTACACCCGCAAGATAATCTAATCAGAGAGCCATGCCACATTGATTGCTCCACTTCAAAAGCCACTCCGCATTAAAGGAATTTAgcttataagaaaattattgagAGACACATCTCCCTGACACAGAATATAAGCAATTGACTCTAGAGATCGGGTATAAAAGGCAATCTTTAGGTACTATGAACTCTCTCTAAATTCTCTATTCACCCACACAAAATGCTAAGACAATATTGATTTTGTCATCGAAGACTATCCAGTCTCTACCAAGGCTCCCGTCTCTTTGCATTTTCTCAGTGTTTGCATGCTTAAGACCAATAATTCGAGTTGTTGATAGCTC
This is a stretch of genomic DNA from Carya illinoinensis cultivar Pawnee chromosome 3, C.illinoinensisPawnee_v1, whole genome shotgun sequence. It encodes these proteins:
- the LOC122302982 gene encoding microsomal glutathione S-transferase 3-like; the protein is MGGVELVLPKEYGYVVIVLVLYCSLNFWMAGQVGKARRRYKVPLPILYALESENKDAKLFNCVQRGHQNSLEMMPTFCTLMILGGMRHPRATALLGLLYTVTRFFYFKGYATGDPEKRLTIGKFGFLALLGLFIPTVSFGVSLLL
- the LOC122302980 gene encoding CASP-like protein 2A1 — protein: MAEDLQKDSCFAEYPNIPKDKQRKEGRKMLEEKTATSPMEIMGTRDDEEGSDSSAMRTAETLMRLVPVALCISALVLMLKDSQTNDFGSISYSDLGTFRYLVHANGICAGYSLLSAIIVAMPRPSTMFRAWTFFFLDQVLTYTILAAGAVSVEVLFLAYKGDTAITWSAACGSFGGFCHKATASVVITFVVVACYAMLSLISSYKLFSKFDAPVANPSRGINITASQG